A region of Bacillus rossius redtenbacheri isolate Brsri chromosome 2, Brsri_v3, whole genome shotgun sequence DNA encodes the following proteins:
- the LOC134529507 gene encoding uncharacterized protein LOC134529507 produces MTLHWWMHWFWITFTTSPAFGILVFFVSLTASPQVYSQQSSVPALLSDGPRTLHIRQAGGLSSKAQPTSLPHRHQDSVKNVISKRERYGRSFKYSNDHSQIFNLVPLLSKNFSLFHQTCVRNFVITDDSSEIEQKNISSHVNTTEYQRKLSSSKEVSELPVFLSVLLPLLKKNKVSKQNLIHKTHPSLQIALGNKNDFDVISSYHKVVKSSSKDEYLKTILPYCVSVLKNILIPSNIDEATGNDHLVADMQHVADNEDSNRSQNKISSVAKLEKLVRRKKSVNLQSSQVKYNYSNELFLKSSTVYSKVITKMLTESISNIPVKVQTDSNVKSDIFVSNGNLGKWFSAKVKKFNNSELNISQIEAANLNNRVTDGIRNISKLIGSLSLVLDVPGHEGTENSTSDATHETKNIEKVFDYPSFRSGIASSSNESTNVTDSHKATFKSEELLPVDVPSGFAPVTDYIDVMKTGSSLPTRDTVFISKNVQSIDGNLGDSSLSGYMNTDSSVNTDFPSSLSTLPTVQQETDHTQNKQLSSDTEEIIETVAPVVQITYEKKETHEVVGSEKSSKAALITGIIMAVVIFVGLSGTVLLVLFRRHFLNKPQTFNDKCSNPDSSGYIDDSTLRENSEEMYSLDNDSFLNSLEAMTIQNYWTDNVKHTKL; encoded by the exons catttGGGATTCTAGTTTTCTTCGTCAGCCTCACAGCCAGTCCACAAGTCTACTCCCAACAGAGCAGTGTTCCAGCATTGCTGTCTGATGGACCTAGAACCCTACATATAAGACAGGCTGGAGGTCTTTCCAGTAAGGCCCAGCCAACTTCTTTGCCACACCGTCATCAAGACAGTGTCAAAAATGTGATCTCTAAACGAGAACGATATGGACGCAGTTTTAAGTACTCAAACGATCATTCACAGATTTTTAATTTAGTCCCATTGCTTTCAAAGAATTTCTCATTATTTCATCAAACTTGTGTACGTAATTTTGTGATCACTGATGACAGTAGTGAAATTGAACAGAAAAACATTTCATCACATGTGAACACTACAGAATATCAAAGGAAGTTGAGTTCATCAAAGGAAGTTAGTGAACTACCAGTTTTTCTCAGTGTGTTACTTCCACTACTTAAAAAGAACAAAGTGTCCAAGCAGAATCTTATTCACAAGACACACCCCTCCCTGCAAATAGCTCTTGGAAACAAAAATGATTTTGATGTTATAAGTAGTTATCACAAAGTGGTTAAATCAAGTAGTAAAGATGAATATCTTAAAACAATTTTACCGTATTGTgtaagtgttttaaaaaatatattgattccATCAAACATTGATGAAGCTACAGGGAACGATCACTTAGTAGCAGACATGCAACATGTCGCAGACAATGAAGATAGCAATAGATCTCAAAACAAAATTTCCTCTGTAGCTAAATTAGAAAAACTTGTCCGAAGGAAAAAATCAGTTAATCTACAGTCATCAcaggtaaaatataattatagtaacgaattatttttgaaaagtagTACTGTTTATAGTAAAGTGATCACAAAAATGTTGACAGAAAGCATTTCAAATATACCTGTGAAAGTACAAACGGACAGTAATGTGAAAAGTGATATATTTGTTAGTAACGGTAATTTAGGAAAGTGGTTTAGTGCTAaagtaaaaaagtttaataaCTCTGAGTTAAACATTTCACAAATAGAGGCAGCTAACTTAAATAACAGAGTCACTGATGGTATAAGAAACATTTCCAAATTAATAGGAAGTTTATCTCTTGTACTGGATGTTCCAGGACACGAAGGGACTGAAAATTCAACAAGTGATGCAACACATGAAACCAAAAACATAGAAAAGGTTTTTGACTATCCTAGTTTTAGGTCTGGTATTGCTTCATCTTCAAATGAGTCAACAAATGTCACAGATAGTCATAAAGCAACTTTTAAAAGTGAGGAATTACTTCCTGTTGACGTACCTAGTGGTTTTGCACCAGTAACAGATTATATTGATGTGATGAAAACAGGTTCAAGTTTGCCAACTAGGGATACAGTCTTTATTTCTAAAAATGTGCAAAGCATAGATGGGAATTTGGGTGACAGTTCTCTATCTGGATACATGAACACTGATTCCTCAGTGAATACAGATTTCCCCAGTTCCCTCTCAACATTGCCCACTGTACAGCAGGAAACAGATCATACACAAAACAAGCAGTTGTCGAGTGATACAGAAGAAATAATTGAGACTGTTGCACCTGTGGTACAAATTACTtacgaaaaaaaagaaacacatgaAGTGGTTGGTTCCGAAAAAAGTTCAAAGGCTGCGTTGATTACTGGCATTATTATGGCAGTAGTCATATTTGTTGGTTTGTCTG GAACAGTATTACTTGTTCTATTCAGGCGGCATTTCCTCAACAAGCCGCAGACTTTCAATGACAAGTGTAGTAATCCTGATTCCAGTGGCTACATAGACGATAGTACTTTAAGG gaaaattcAGAAGAAATGTATAGCTTGGATAATGATTCATTTTTGAACAGTCTGGAAGCGATGACAATCCAGAACTATTGGACTGATAATGTAAAACATACAAAACTTTAA